GTATATTTTCCTCACGGAGGAAATTTAGGAAGCGAACAATTTTTCTATAAACTTGAATTTTACAAGAAGATTAAAAACTACATTTTAAAAAATGACTTAATAAATAAAAACTTTATTCTGATGGGTGATTTTAACGTTGCAAGAGAAGATATTGATGTTTGGGATAAAGACTTATTAGATGGCACAATTGGTTTTATGAAAGAAGAAAGAGATGCATTAAACGATCTTATTAGTATTGGCCTTATTGATGCTTTTAGATATTTTTACAGCGATGTTGTTGCTTTTACCTGGTGGGATTACACTGGGGGAAGTTTTAAAAGAAACTACGGTATGAGAATTGATTACATCTATGTCTCAAAATCTCTTTTAAGCAGGTTAAAAAATTGCTATATAGAAAAGAGTTTACGAGCACTTGATAAACCATCTGACCATGTGCCGGTAGTTTTAGAAATAACATAGGAGGTTTTTATGTTCGAATACGATTTTGTTATCGACCTTGCAAATAGCGTTGGAAAAATTATCAAAGAGAACTTTAGGAAGACCCTTGATATCGAGTTAAAAAGCAAAAGAGACCTTGTGACAAATGTTGACAAGTTCATCGATAACTTTGTCCGAGAAAAGATAATAAAAGAATACCCTTCTTATGGAATTATTACAGAAGAAAATGTTGATGTAAATTCTAACTCTAATAAAAAATTTATAATTGATCCACTTGACGGAACGCATAATTTTGTTAAAAGCTTTCCATTTGTTGCCGTTTCAATTGCCTATATGGAAGATGAAACATTAAAATTCGGTGTAGTATACAATCCAATACTTGATGAGTTTTTTGTAGGAGAATTTGGGAAAGGCGCCATGTTGAATGGCAAAAGCATAAGTGTTTCAAAAACAAAAACCTTGGAAGATGCACTTATTGCAACAGGATTTGTATATGCAGCAAGAAACGAAAAAACTTTTTCCACATTTAGAGAGGTTTTGGATAGTGCATTATCAATAAGGTGCAATGGAAGTGCTGCACTCGATCTTGCTTACGTTGCGCAAGGAGTTTTCGATGGTTATTACCAAAAAGGGATTCACATTTGGGATATAGCTGCAGGAAGTCTCATAGTAAAAGAAGCAGGAGGTTACGTTACGGATTTTATCGGTAATGAAAATTTCTTAAACAAAAACGAAGTCTTTGCAACAAACAAGTTAATACACAGAGATCTTTTGAAAATGGTAGGTTCTTTTTAGGCTTTACCTAAAATTCCTACTCCAAGCCATTCAGGCCCACCATACACTCCCACCACTGCACCGCATAGTAACTTTTCTACTTTTATAGATACAATACTTTCGATTTTACTTACGAATTCATCTACATCTCTATTTATACCATGAATAACTGCAATTCTTTCAATGCCAATACTTCCATTAATTCCTTTTATAAAATCAAGCAACTTTTCTTTTGCTTTGTTTAAGGAGCGTGCTACACTTTCAGTTTTTACTTCACCATCAGTAAACGACAAAATTGGTTTTATGTTTAATATTTCACCTAAAAGACCACCAGCCTTACTTAACCTTCCTCCTTCAACAAGGTATTTAAGTTCATATAGGACAAACCTATTATAGATTCTTTCAACAAGTTTTTGAGTTTCTTGATAAACATCTCTAAAAGATAGGTTTTTCTTTATAAGAGAG
This Caldisericaceae bacterium DNA region includes the following protein-coding sequences:
- a CDS encoding inositol monophosphatase; the encoded protein is MFEYDFVIDLANSVGKIIKENFRKTLDIELKSKRDLVTNVDKFIDNFVREKIIKEYPSYGIITEENVDVNSNSNKKFIIDPLDGTHNFVKSFPFVAVSIAYMEDETLKFGVVYNPILDEFFVGEFGKGAMLNGKSISVSKTKTLEDALIATGFVYAARNEKTFSTFREVLDSALSIRCNGSAALDLAYVAQGVFDGYYQKGIHIWDIAAGSLIVKEAGGYVTDFIGNENFLNKNEVFATNKLIHRDLLKMVGSF
- a CDS encoding DegV family protein: MIKIVVDSTGYIEKETLEKYDIKVVPLTIRINGKEYKENELPVSEFYRMLLESKELPKTSQPSVQDFIQAYKPLLEEGNEILSIHLSEKVSGTINSARLAIETLKTDKIKIVDTKSTTFSLKFLAEYAASLIKKNLSFRDVYQETQKLVERIYNRFVLYELKYLVEGGRLSKAGGLLGEILNIKPILSFTDGEVKTESVARSLNKAKEKLLDFIKGINGSIGIERIAVIHGINRDVDEFVSKIESIVSIKVEKLLCGAVVGVYGGPEWLGVGILGKA
- the xth gene encoding exodeoxyribonuclease III codes for the protein MKIATWNVNSIRTRLSYVKMLLLDNGIDVLSLQEIKTEEKNFPFEEFGNLNYFANVFGQKAYNGVALISKFPFKEVKKDVLNDGIARTIEGQIEDLTILNVYFPHGGNLGSEQFFYKLEFYKKIKNYILKNDLINKNFILMGDFNVAREDIDVWDKDLLDGTIGFMKEERDALNDLISIGLIDAFRYFYSDVVAFTWWDYTGGSFKRNYGMRIDYIYVSKSLLSRLKNCYIEKSLRALDKPSDHVPVVLEIT